The following coding sequences lie in one Tichowtungia aerotolerans genomic window:
- a CDS encoding right-handed parallel beta-helix repeat-containing protein — translation MFLKNSAVFPVFQQWNSNGWISEIGNGASSSIEITVQPDNTPYLYVDLYRNSVDDGAAMICTSLETSEIEAGTAAGEVTPFWFQFDYRVEGGDGNANVFVGLFNEDGDNDQSPALNWAGCILSGSSAIGRVYNDSGFSSAATMTGASSGSLHRFKMYVYNENGKTLANLDLYTVDKVTFEETKIGSVDGFVLLDSGETFEQGLDVIGVRNTCFMAGPHAQYSIDNIYFSTEHSNREAPSPSFADLSVNGVLGSGSADFDPWNTNRWANWYSDGKLIRPFTIDCDVTMASGYDYSNPWAPDVSMLATNYDYLIYMGDCSRGITFNGNGTFIDLRIAKPSLGELYSNYRAYPSADRHALTEGILCKVARKSLIGPTEIKNIWIKGCTHGIRTWSSTSQSHPLILNNCDMRRNQWGIYLNGTATTVTNCSIMQSALGGMYLGNGSHDNTIVDNVWQDNNYQQDAHFSDICIDSTYGNILSGNDHWAPLAGTYHTAAKLFRNKGDGTLRENGACFNVIANNTVDGYSVAYEVGARMGMDVRYDLTDEGREYAQYNLLENNEISNTEFGIKVNTSGNIINGNIFSNVTHEILLHNVFYSLIETTIMNQTNTQVSYWFKNSDYTANSTYAEWFTYLDDRNIDIDVSNRFTHICSDGSADFDTYSGDATLLINDSLIVNTSTMNDVYASGGTPIDAAVGDFWEDLPGDEIAVIWDTPVSKVDGTNYYTILIYDSNGIEVNRSGKSTVRWGAIAAGDFTPGPGDEIAAVHSSDVDGMYPIYIFQRGHKDPAVTLLTNNTEKIWELAGGNFNTAGDGYDEVAAIYSGGATSVFYRKPTDTTWSSTTTETADLRDIAAGNFDGDAGNGDEIAGINTYSSLVRFYRPGTTNYYASGYIGGTRRWSAIAGGDFDGDSGADEVAVSSSLEDSGLYKIYCLSQGATQADQVIDQNVLGVSAIALDGGTFPVDSALRKYERVQGFSSSNYESTMSDWGESVVVLPSAPQTHAIPAFLLNTDPDDNSKQYLKVTPIVR, via the coding sequence ATGTTTTTAAAAAATTCTGCTGTCTTCCCTGTTTTTCAGCAGTGGAACAGTAACGGCTGGATCTCGGAGATCGGAAACGGGGCCAGTTCCAGCATCGAAATCACCGTCCAGCCGGATAACACGCCTTATCTTTATGTCGATCTGTACCGGAACAGTGTGGATGACGGCGCTGCCATGATTTGTACGTCACTGGAAACGTCTGAGATTGAAGCCGGAACGGCTGCAGGAGAGGTCACGCCGTTCTGGTTTCAATTCGATTACCGCGTCGAAGGCGGGGATGGTAACGCCAATGTCTTTGTCGGCCTGTTTAATGAAGATGGAGACAACGATCAGTCTCCGGCGCTGAACTGGGCGGGATGCATCTTGAGCGGATCAAGCGCGATTGGGCGGGTATACAATGACAGCGGATTCAGCTCTGCCGCCACAATGACCGGAGCGTCTTCAGGGTCTCTGCATCGTTTTAAGATGTATGTGTACAACGAAAATGGGAAAACACTGGCTAACCTCGACCTGTACACTGTCGACAAAGTGACTTTTGAGGAAACGAAGATCGGATCAGTTGACGGCTTTGTGCTGCTCGATAGCGGCGAAACCTTTGAGCAGGGGCTGGATGTAATCGGCGTTCGCAACACCTGCTTTATGGCCGGCCCGCACGCGCAATATTCGATCGATAATATTTATTTCTCCACCGAACACTCCAACCGGGAAGCGCCTTCACCCTCTTTTGCAGACCTTTCAGTGAACGGTGTGCTCGGCAGCGGCTCGGCTGATTTTGACCCATGGAACACCAACCGCTGGGCCAACTGGTATTCGGACGGAAAACTAATCCGGCCATTTACCATTGACTGCGATGTCACGATGGCATCCGGATATGATTATTCCAACCCCTGGGCACCGGACGTATCCATGCTCGCCACCAATTATGATTATCTGATTTATATGGGCGACTGCTCCCGGGGCATTACCTTTAATGGAAATGGAACGTTTATTGACCTGCGAATTGCCAAGCCGTCACTCGGAGAGCTTTACAGCAACTACAGAGCCTATCCTTCCGCTGACCGCCATGCGCTCACCGAAGGAATTCTCTGCAAGGTGGCCCGCAAATCGTTAATCGGCCCAACCGAAATTAAGAACATCTGGATTAAAGGCTGCACCCACGGAATCCGCACATGGAGCTCTACCAGCCAGTCGCACCCGCTGATTCTGAATAACTGCGATATGCGACGCAACCAATGGGGAATTTATCTGAACGGTACCGCGACAACCGTAACAAACTGCAGTATTATGCAAAGCGCACTGGGAGGGATGTACTTAGGTAATGGGTCTCATGACAACACCATCGTTGACAACGTCTGGCAGGATAACAACTACCAGCAGGATGCCCACTTCAGTGATATCTGCATTGACTCGACCTACGGAAATATTCTGAGCGGGAATGATCACTGGGCTCCTCTGGCAGGAACCTACCATACCGCTGCCAAACTATTTCGAAATAAGGGGGATGGCACCCTGCGAGAAAACGGAGCCTGCTTCAACGTCATCGCAAACAATACAGTCGATGGCTACTCGGTTGCATATGAAGTCGGGGCACGCATGGGCATGGATGTCCGCTATGATTTAACAGATGAAGGCCGCGAGTACGCCCAGTATAACCTGCTTGAGAATAATGAAATCTCGAATACTGAATTCGGAATCAAAGTAAACACCTCCGGCAACATCATTAACGGAAACATCTTTTCAAACGTCACACACGAAATCCTGCTGCACAACGTGTTTTACAGCCTGATCGAGACGACCATCATGAACCAGACGAACACACAGGTTTCTTATTGGTTTAAAAACTCCGACTACACCGCAAACAGCACGTATGCCGAATGGTTTACCTATCTGGATGACCGCAACATAGACATTGATGTCAGCAATCGCTTTACACATATCTGCTCGGACGGCTCTGCCGACTTCGATACGTACAGCGGCGACGCCACTCTGCTGATCAACGACAGCCTCATCGTCAACACCTCAACCATGAATGATGTGTACGCATCCGGCGGAACCCCGATCGATGCGGCCGTCGGCGACTTCTGGGAAGATCTCCCCGGCGATGAAATCGCTGTAATCTGGGACACGCCGGTTTCCAAAGTGGACGGAACCAACTACTACACCATCCTCATTTACGACAGCAACGGCATCGAGGTAAACCGGTCCGGAAAAAGCACCGTGCGCTGGGGAGCCATCGCGGCCGGAGACTTCACTCCCGGCCCTGGCGATGAGATTGCCGCCGTGCACTCATCAGATGTTGATGGAATGTATCCGATCTATATTTTCCAGCGAGGGCACAAAGACCCAGCAGTAACCCTGCTCACCAACAATACCGAAAAAATATGGGAACTGGCCGGAGGAAACTTTAACACTGCCGGGGATGGCTACGATGAAGTGGCAGCCATCTACAGCGGAGGTGCCACATCCGTGTTCTACCGCAAGCCAACGGACACCACGTGGAGCAGCACGACCACAGAGACAGCTGATCTGCGGGATATTGCCGCCGGAAACTTTGATGGCGATGCCGGTAACGGCGACGAAATTGCCGGCATCAATACCTACTCATCACTGGTCCGCTTCTACCGCCCCGGCACAACCAACTATTATGCCAGTGGCTATATTGGAGGCACCCGGCGATGGAGCGCCATCGCCGGAGGTGATTTCGACGGCGATTCCGGCGCCGATGAAGTGGCCGTTTCTTCATCGCTCGAAGATAGCGGCCTGTATAAAATCTATTGCCTGAGCCAGGGGGCCACACAGGCCGATCAGGTGATCGACCAAAACGTGCTTGGAGTCTCAGCAATAGCGCTCGATGGCGGAACATTTCCCGTAGACTCCGCTTTGAGAAAATATGAGCGGGTCCAGGGATTCAGCAGTTCAAACTATGAATCCACCATGTCCGACTGGGGAGAAAGCGTTGTTGTGCTTCCCTCCGCGCCCCAGACCCATGCCATCCCGGCGTTCCTGCTGAACACAGATCCGGATGACAACAGCAAGCAATACCTGAAGGTCACACCCATTGTTCGATGA
- a CDS encoding FG-GAP repeat domain-containing protein, with protein MPLSATLYMYEPFSDSAESLTKLPGWKPRSKGSNIPARIAPGKSLKKEGLPESQGGYLLLGNQESNQKAYDLMRRIEGDVYYSFLMEIDEADLPEKSSLIISLYGKKTNSRFIIAPSPGGYKAGIGHSSKSVYASDLLLPGQTVLVVVKLDFDPKLQNHRLSLYLNPDPSGDEPALSSISQEGGTEPYIELIIFRQIDQSGTTKIDELRVASTWAGAVGREALAGIPTGIYTSENMADRRLAYNNPDVTPYLGVGLWSIPFPMDYDNDGDYDLVIGCGDKPYRGTYLFKNNGSGVMEKAVQLSSDAHANMAHSETPNGTFITRPDKQKCKVWTDFTRATSSPYKTIPFEQDFYSGRQSTWRFADYDGDGDTDLYFGADDWREYGWDDSFNEEGEWTAGRLHGFVYWSENTGTDEAPKYSASQKIEPIDTYGYPQPCLVDWDGDGDLDFICGEFLDKITFFENIGTRTEPRYAEGRFLTVNGETLHLELEMLLLSSVDWDHDGDPDLIVGKEDGRVVYIENIGGGNIAEPVYFRQQADRVKSGALVTPDCIDWDQDGDLDIVTGNTAGFVEFIENLGGLAPDTKWAEPVRLKADGKTIRVMAGENGSIQGPAEAKWGYTVVGTADWNQDGLPDLMLNSIIGKIIWYKNIGTPGNPVLTGPLDVDVKWPEGETPPKPAWNWWNPEDSELAVEWRTRPDLVDIDEDGRIDLVTLDHEGYLAWYQRRADGMVNPGKRIFKMAPGEDCVLDNNAAPMKFDVNKDGINDLTQKTADGETLYMARTHTYSGSRRNYVKSPTRSFEEETFPAGDNTGQLLRANGGWAGRSGRCKYRLTDWDGDGDLDLLVNSKSIDFLENIGSNTDFIFVSRGKIVGDVLAGHTTCPAVIDLTGEGIPDLLIGAEDGYFYHYPRTSYEDMLGTKE; from the coding sequence ATGCCCCTATCAGCAACCTTGTATATGTACGAACCGTTTTCGGACTCTGCGGAGTCGCTCACAAAACTTCCCGGCTGGAAACCGCGCTCGAAAGGCTCGAACATTCCCGCCCGCATTGCTCCCGGGAAGTCGCTGAAGAAAGAGGGTCTTCCTGAATCTCAAGGCGGATACCTTCTGCTTGGGAATCAGGAAAGCAACCAAAAGGCATACGATCTGATGCGCCGGATTGAAGGAGATGTATACTACTCCTTCCTCATGGAAATCGATGAAGCCGACCTTCCGGAAAAATCGAGTCTCATCATCAGCCTGTATGGCAAAAAAACGAACTCCCGTTTCATCATTGCACCCTCACCGGGCGGCTACAAAGCAGGGATCGGGCATAGCTCTAAATCGGTCTACGCTTCGGATTTATTACTTCCAGGCCAAACCGTACTGGTCGTAGTAAAACTCGACTTTGATCCAAAACTTCAAAATCACAGACTTTCACTATATCTCAATCCGGATCCGAGCGGCGATGAGCCCGCGCTCTCCAGCATTTCGCAGGAAGGCGGAACCGAGCCATATATTGAGCTGATCATTTTCCGTCAGATCGACCAGTCAGGCACCACAAAAATTGATGAACTCCGCGTCGCCAGCACCTGGGCAGGGGCCGTAGGGCGCGAAGCGCTCGCCGGCATCCCAACCGGCATTTACACCTCCGAAAACATGGCAGATCGCCGCCTCGCATACAACAACCCGGACGTTACGCCCTATCTGGGCGTCGGCCTGTGGTCCATCCCCTTCCCCATGGACTACGACAACGACGGCGACTACGATCTGGTGATCGGCTGCGGCGACAAACCATACCGCGGAACCTATCTGTTTAAAAACAACGGCAGCGGCGTCATGGAAAAAGCCGTTCAGCTCAGCAGCGATGCCCACGCCAACATGGCTCACTCCGAAACTCCAAACGGCACCTTCATTACCCGCCCGGATAAACAAAAATGCAAGGTCTGGACCGACTTCACCCGCGCCACCTCTTCGCCCTACAAAACCATTCCCTTCGAACAGGATTTTTACTCCGGCCGCCAAAGCACCTGGCGCTTTGCCGACTATGACGGCGACGGCGACACCGACCTCTACTTCGGCGCCGACGACTGGCGCGAATACGGATGGGATGACTCCTTCAACGAAGAAGGAGAATGGACCGCCGGCCGACTGCACGGTTTTGTTTACTGGTCCGAAAACACCGGAACAGACGAAGCGCCGAAATACAGTGCATCCCAAAAAATTGAACCGATCGATACCTACGGCTATCCGCAACCCTGTCTGGTCGACTGGGACGGCGACGGCGATCTCGACTTTATCTGCGGCGAATTTCTCGACAAAATCACCTTCTTCGAAAACATCGGCACCCGCACAGAACCGCGCTATGCGGAAGGTCGGTTCCTGACCGTCAACGGAGAAACCCTGCACCTCGAACTCGAAATGCTGCTTCTCAGCTCCGTGGACTGGGACCACGACGGCGACCCGGATCTGATTGTCGGGAAAGAAGACGGCCGTGTGGTTTACATCGAAAACATCGGCGGCGGCAACATTGCCGAGCCGGTCTATTTCCGCCAGCAGGCAGACCGTGTCAAAAGCGGCGCGCTGGTGACGCCGGACTGCATCGACTGGGATCAGGATGGCGATCTGGATATCGTCACCGGCAACACCGCCGGCTTTGTTGAGTTCATTGAAAACCTTGGCGGGCTGGCCCCGGACACCAAATGGGCCGAACCCGTGCGCCTCAAAGCGGATGGAAAAACCATCCGCGTCATGGCCGGCGAAAACGGTTCCATCCAGGGACCCGCCGAAGCCAAATGGGGCTACACCGTCGTCGGAACCGCCGACTGGAATCAGGACGGCCTCCCCGACCTGATGCTCAACAGCATCATCGGAAAAATCATCTGGTACAAAAATATCGGCACGCCCGGCAATCCGGTGCTGACCGGCCCGCTGGACGTCGACGTGAAATGGCCGGAGGGAGAAACCCCGCCGAAGCCCGCATGGAACTGGTGGAATCCGGAAGACAGCGAGCTGGCCGTAGAGTGGCGCACCCGGCCCGACCTGGTGGATATTGATGAAGACGGGCGGATCGATCTCGTCACGCTGGACCACGAAGGATATCTCGCTTGGTATCAGCGCCGTGCGGACGGCATGGTGAATCCCGGCAAGCGCATTTTTAAGATGGCTCCCGGCGAAGACTGCGTGCTGGACAACAATGCCGCACCCATGAAGTTCGACGTCAATAAAGACGGCATCAACGACCTGACACAAAAAACCGCCGACGGAGAAACGCTTTACATGGCGCGGACTCACACCTACAGCGGATCTCGCCGAAATTATGTAAAATCGCCAACCCGCTCCTTTGAGGAAGAAACATTCCCCGCTGGAGACAACACCGGACAGCTCCTGCGTGCAAACGGCGGATGGGCTGGACGCTCCGGGCGCTGCAAATATCGCCTGACTGACTGGGACGGCGACGGCGATCTCGACCTGCTCGTGAATTCCAAAAGCATCGATTTTCTGGAAAACATCGGCAGCAACACCGACTTCATCTTTGTGTCCCGCGGAAAAATCGTCGGCGATGTTCTTGCCGGCCACACCACCTGCCCGGCGGTCATCGACCTGACCGGCGAAGGCATTCCCGACCTGCTTATCGGAGCAGAAGACGGATATTTCTACCACTATCCACGCACCAGCTACGAAGACATGCTGGGCACAAAAGAATGA
- a CDS encoding FG-GAP repeat domain-containing protein produces MKKRASLLLLLTGALSFADPLTPAVPAGSGFTLMCQIRADRFPVSSTTKGPDFFELQHNGRAWFSAQARWNNPKEAQKESPARSRIGFWFRPADDKPGELYRSELIGTNEWVHLAITYNPQDSRAPLRLLLNGTLVYSYANTINTPELNELIRNPKLTDVTIRPQALQSEHIRQLAHQGSDSEYRTMRRFEQPGDQKALLQLENSERQKQYGLRYAEGESDIIYGELGTVPILLDINNDGLLDLFAAGTGGLSVYERTGPETFSPAQRYEPSYTGRNRADTHAASIRGNLPGVFDNDRWYPHFLETGYAASAPIAGLDVDKNASIFFADWNGDGFEDLVSIEKGKCIWFTNTSQSRRPILADKKTAKNTGGSTLKISTRAIPFDWDNDGDWDLVYIQNRDELWVYENEAAPNTFPVYAETPVRLVTESGQPFTYFSQNARLAAADWDNDEDIDLILSGQSGDFQWLENLNRKTPNQLPAWSVHQRFQKTGGVLTFGALATPSTGDLDGDGLDDIVCGNSDGFLCWFKNRSLSPTAPLEWAAAKPIISGGKPYRFMAGEKLSAQGAGERKYGYTVPTLADWDQDGLIDILLNTIAGKAMWLRNIGEKNAPAFSAAQPICVQWPDSPDAPPWNTWQPGPKDLPVQWRTSLDAIDWNRDGLLDLIIVDHEGYLAWLQRQKIDDQLILLPPERIFENTDTHFVYDYAHYREFKDENQDGINDFRLRDPQGALTYHFRDTSAKLGRDSRHRRYKFTLTENTADLDNPDRRDLTPLPSVTLDSYTPLSSEENRLLRLNAGWAGQSGRCKFDLTDWDGDGDLDLLVNYYPHGAALMENIQQTGNRAVFSDRGPILDLVCGAHSPCPVATDFNKDGIPDLLMGTEDGLLIYQPRSSFEDLPGRAPTWP; encoded by the coding sequence ATGAAAAAACGAGCATCCCTGCTTCTGCTCTTAACGGGAGCCCTGTCGTTCGCCGATCCGCTGACCCCGGCCGTTCCGGCCGGGTCCGGTTTCACGCTGATGTGTCAAATCCGGGCGGATCGGTTTCCGGTTAGCTCAACAACCAAGGGGCCGGACTTTTTTGAGCTGCAGCACAACGGCCGCGCCTGGTTTTCAGCTCAGGCGCGCTGGAACAATCCGAAAGAAGCCCAAAAAGAATCCCCTGCCCGAAGCCGAATCGGATTCTGGTTCCGTCCGGCGGACGACAAGCCCGGCGAGCTGTATCGAAGCGAGCTGATCGGCACCAACGAATGGGTGCACCTTGCCATCACATATAACCCGCAGGATTCCCGTGCACCATTGCGCCTTCTCCTAAACGGAACCCTCGTTTATTCATATGCAAACACAATCAACACACCGGAACTTAACGAACTGATCCGCAATCCGAAACTGACCGACGTCACCATTCGCCCGCAGGCTCTCCAGTCCGAACACATCCGGCAGCTTGCTCATCAGGGCTCCGATTCCGAATATCGGACTATGCGACGCTTCGAGCAGCCCGGAGACCAGAAGGCCCTGCTCCAACTCGAAAATTCGGAACGTCAAAAACAGTATGGACTGCGCTATGCGGAAGGTGAATCCGACATCATCTACGGAGAACTCGGCACCGTTCCGATCCTGCTGGACATCAACAACGACGGCCTGCTCGATCTGTTCGCCGCCGGAACCGGCGGACTGAGTGTTTATGAACGAACCGGCCCCGAAACGTTTTCCCCGGCGCAACGATATGAACCATCCTACACCGGCCGCAACCGGGCGGATACCCACGCCGCCTCCATCCGCGGAAATCTGCCCGGCGTATTCGATAACGACCGCTGGTATCCGCACTTCCTGGAAACCGGCTACGCCGCATCGGCCCCGATCGCCGGACTCGATGTAGACAAAAATGCATCCATCTTTTTTGCCGACTGGAACGGAGATGGTTTCGAAGACCTCGTTTCGATTGAAAAAGGAAAGTGCATCTGGTTCACCAACACCAGTCAAAGCCGCCGCCCGATTCTTGCCGACAAAAAAACAGCAAAAAACACCGGCGGCTCTACCCTGAAAATCAGCACGCGTGCCATTCCCTTTGACTGGGACAACGACGGAGACTGGGATCTGGTTTACATCCAGAACCGCGACGAACTCTGGGTATATGAAAACGAAGCCGCACCAAACACCTTCCCGGTTTATGCGGAAACACCCGTTCGACTGGTTACCGAAAGCGGACAGCCCTTCACCTACTTCTCCCAAAACGCGAGACTGGCGGCGGCAGACTGGGACAATGACGAAGACATCGACCTGATCCTGAGCGGCCAAAGCGGCGATTTCCAATGGTTGGAAAACCTCAACCGGAAAACGCCGAACCAGCTGCCGGCCTGGTCGGTTCATCAACGCTTCCAAAAAACCGGCGGCGTCCTCACCTTCGGCGCACTGGCCACACCGTCCACCGGCGACCTCGACGGCGATGGACTCGACGACATCGTTTGCGGCAATTCGGACGGCTTTCTGTGCTGGTTTAAAAACCGGAGCCTCTCGCCCACCGCACCTCTCGAATGGGCGGCCGCAAAACCGATCATCAGCGGAGGAAAACCCTATCGCTTTATGGCCGGCGAAAAACTTTCTGCACAGGGTGCCGGAGAACGGAAATACGGGTACACAGTCCCAACGCTTGCCGACTGGGATCAGGACGGACTGATCGACATTCTGCTTAACACCATTGCCGGAAAAGCCATGTGGCTGCGCAACATTGGAGAGAAAAACGCGCCGGCATTCAGCGCCGCACAGCCGATTTGTGTGCAATGGCCGGACAGTCCGGATGCACCGCCATGGAACACCTGGCAGCCCGGTCCAAAAGACCTGCCGGTACAGTGGCGCACCAGCCTGGATGCCATCGACTGGAACCGGGACGGGCTGCTCGACCTGATTATTGTCGACCATGAAGGCTATCTGGCATGGCTGCAGCGCCAAAAAATTGATGACCAGCTGATTCTGCTGCCCCCGGAACGAATCTTTGAAAACACCGATACCCATTTTGTTTACGACTACGCACACTACCGCGAATTCAAGGATGAAAACCAGGACGGCATCAACGACTTCCGGCTGCGCGACCCGCAAGGCGCGCTTACCTACCACTTCCGTGATACCTCCGCAAAGCTGGGCCGCGACTCCCGCCATCGCCGCTATAAATTCACGCTGACTGAGAACACAGCCGATCTGGACAATCCCGACCGGCGCGACCTGACTCCACTTCCTTCCGTAACGCTTGATTCATACACGCCTCTTTCTTCGGAAGAAAACCGGCTGCTGCGCCTGAATGCAGGATGGGCCGGACAAAGCGGCCGCTGTAAATTCGATCTTACGGACTGGGACGGCGACGGCGATCTCGACCTGCTGGTCAATTATTATCCGCACGGCGCAGCCCTCATGGAAAATATTCAGCAGACCGGCAACCGCGCAGTCTTTTCGGACCGCGGTCCGATCCTTGATCTTGTCTGCGGGGCACACAGCCCGTGCCCCGTTGCAACCGACTTTAACAAAGACGGCATTCCCGACCTGCTGATGGGAACCGAAGACGGGCTCCTCATCTATCAGCCGCGCAGCTCTTTCGAAGACCTTCCCGGCCGCGCCCCCACCTGGCCGTGA